The proteins below come from a single Gimesia alba genomic window:
- a CDS encoding RsmE family RNA methyltransferase gives MPHRFYVEGSFAPDFLLIEGSEAHHFLHVLRLRVGDSVEVFNGTGAEADAVITNTTRKTVEVKVTARRESQANSQIPVILATAVPKGDRFRWLVEKATELGVSRLVPLITERSSVDPGENRLKKLQQTIVAAAKQSGQTRLMDLAPLQKWDEFLEEVSQTGHRILIADPSGSPLDLLNSTLIDAATSSVILLIGPEGGFSSEELQAALDRGASPVKLGEAILRIETAAILFAGLVRLTTMQTE, from the coding sequence ATGCCCCACCGATTTTACGTTGAAGGTTCTTTTGCCCCGGATTTTCTCCTTATAGAAGGTAGTGAAGCGCACCATTTTCTGCACGTTTTACGACTGCGGGTCGGTGATTCTGTGGAAGTCTTTAATGGGACGGGGGCGGAAGCAGACGCGGTGATTACGAACACGACGCGAAAAACGGTTGAAGTCAAAGTCACCGCGCGACGCGAATCGCAGGCAAATTCCCAGATACCAGTGATATTAGCGACCGCAGTTCCCAAGGGAGACCGCTTTCGCTGGCTGGTAGAGAAGGCGACGGAATTGGGCGTCAGCAGGCTGGTGCCTTTGATCACGGAACGTAGTAGTGTTGATCCAGGCGAGAATCGATTGAAAAAATTACAACAAACGATCGTCGCTGCCGCGAAACAATCGGGCCAGACGCGGCTGATGGATTTGGCTCCGCTACAGAAATGGGATGAGTTTCTGGAAGAAGTCAGCCAGACCGGTCATCGTATATTGATTGCAGACCCATCTGGTAGCCCGTTAGATTTGTTAAACTCCACTTTGATAGATGCAGCCACGAGTTCCGTGATTCTATTGATCGGACCAGAAGGAGGCTTTTCTTCTGAAGAACTTCAGGCCGCGTTGGATCGAGGGGCGTCACCGGTCAAACTGGGTGAGGCCATTTTACGAATTGAAACCGCTGCGATTTTATTCGCCGGGTTGGTGCGCCTCACCACCATGCAAACAGAGTAA
- a CDS encoding aldo/keto reductase: MTALRTIGNTNIQVTPIAMGCWPISGVTSVDVTEEASLATLNAAFESGINFFDTAYCYGYEGESERLIAKALGEKRDQIVIATKGGIHWSDRKQVRNASPARIKQECDESLSRLNTDRVELYYLHGPDPEIPVSESAGAFKELLEAGKILSVGVSNFTLEQLQEFAAVCPISAYQPRYNMLQREIELDRLPWCIENQVSVMVYWPLMKGLLAGKLSRDHQFAPEDGRQKYPMFHGEEWEKNQNFLDELRMLARDLNHTVAQVVIRWTIQQTGITCALCGAKRPEQIIENAETMNFELSDSQTESINRLIQKRGPIDS; encoded by the coding sequence ATGACTGCCTTGCGAACTATTGGAAATACAAATATTCAAGTGACCCCCATCGCGATGGGCTGCTGGCCGATTTCCGGCGTTACGAGTGTTGATGTAACTGAAGAGGCAAGCCTGGCGACCTTGAATGCAGCTTTTGAATCAGGCATCAACTTTTTCGATACCGCCTATTGCTACGGTTATGAGGGAGAAAGTGAGCGTCTGATCGCGAAAGCTCTGGGAGAAAAACGAGATCAAATTGTGATTGCCACAAAGGGTGGCATTCACTGGTCCGACAGGAAACAGGTTCGCAATGCCTCACCCGCCAGAATCAAACAGGAATGCGATGAAAGTCTGTCGCGTCTGAATACAGACAGGGTAGAGCTCTATTATTTACACGGACCTGACCCCGAAATTCCTGTCAGTGAATCAGCGGGGGCGTTTAAAGAACTGCTGGAGGCCGGAAAAATACTTTCGGTCGGCGTCTCAAATTTTACTCTGGAACAACTACAAGAGTTCGCTGCTGTCTGCCCGATCTCAGCGTATCAACCACGGTATAATATGCTGCAGCGTGAGATTGAACTAGATCGTCTCCCCTGGTGCATTGAGAATCAGGTCTCTGTGATGGTTTATTGGCCGCTGATGAAAGGATTACTGGCCGGCAAACTTTCCCGCGATCATCAATTCGCCCCCGAAGATGGACGGCAAAAGTATCCCATGTTTCATGGCGAAGAATGGGAAAAAAACCAGAACTTTCTGGATGAGTTACGAATGTTGGCAAGAGACTTGAATCATACGGTAGCTCAGGTTGTCATACGCTGGACGATTCAGCAGACAGGAATTACGTGTGCGTTATGTGGCGCTAAGCGCCCTGAGCAGATTATCGAAAATGCGGAAACCATGAACTTTGAACTATCGGACTCGCAAACGGAGTCAATCAATCGTCTGATTCAAAAACGTGGTCCGATTGACTCCTGA
- a CDS encoding ExeA family protein, with protein sequence MYCDFWNLSQAPFDQQLDLEYFFESEFHEEALARLLFVAEEQKKCAVFTGPEGTGKSFTLKVFETILKRSPYQCESIDLFGLGEEEFLWQLCAQLRLGPAYTTQLPQLWRQLTDYLMGLQLTQGRLILLLDHVDQSRAECLKSIERLLHTGNQRFPSLTIVTALENLNSGEAAAVSQFSDLAIELGPFDQETTENYIRYRLNCSGCSKSPFTADAFREIQKATEGIPENINQICDLALLAGYEQNLQEIDSDVITRAGFEIKGTSHTTNRISEVMHGV encoded by the coding sequence ATGTATTGCGATTTCTGGAATTTGTCACAAGCACCGTTCGACCAACAATTGGATCTGGAATACTTTTTTGAAAGTGAATTCCACGAGGAAGCGCTGGCCCGCTTATTGTTTGTGGCAGAAGAGCAAAAGAAATGCGCCGTGTTCACAGGCCCTGAAGGAACGGGCAAGTCGTTTACACTCAAGGTTTTCGAGACGATCCTGAAAAGAAGCCCCTATCAGTGTGAATCGATTGATCTATTCGGCCTGGGAGAAGAAGAATTCCTCTGGCAGCTCTGTGCGCAATTACGCCTGGGACCCGCATATACCACTCAGTTGCCTCAGCTCTGGCGACAATTGACTGATTACCTGATGGGACTGCAACTGACGCAGGGCCGCTTGATTCTGCTTCTGGACCATGTTGATCAGAGCCGCGCCGAATGTCTGAAATCAATTGAACGCTTGCTGCACACCGGAAATCAACGATTTCCTTCATTAACAATCGTGACGGCATTAGAGAATCTGAATTCCGGGGAAGCGGCAGCTGTCTCTCAATTCTCAGACTTGGCGATTGAACTCGGACCATTTGATCAGGAAACAACAGAAAATTATATCAGGTATCGCCTGAATTGTTCGGGTTGTTCCAAATCCCCTTTCACGGCTGACGCATTTCGAGAAATTCAAAAAGCGACCGAAGGAATACCAGAGAATATCAATCAAATCTGTGATCTGGCCTTGTTGGCGGGATACGAACAAAACCTGCAGGAAATTGACTCAGATGTGATCACCAGAGCAGGATTTGAAATAAAAGGCACGTCCCATACAACAAACCGCATTTCCGAAGTCATGCATGGTGTATAG
- a CDS encoding response regulator transcription factor translates to MLTSTDTIRVVLVDDHLMLVDSLVTRFQRDSDIEVVGTATNADDGLALILETEPDVVILDVELPGRGSFDIGEEISSRLKNTKMIFLTGYLSDIFIELALRVNAVGYLLKGEPIESLIHAIKKAARGEYCFSQSVQERLIFDHKKNRYSIQSESMLASLTSRQIEVLRHLARGKSVKEVARSMHLSEKSIDSHKYRIMHKLGIHDRVELARYSIREGLTLP, encoded by the coding sequence ATGCTTACTTCAACAGATACAATCCGCGTCGTTTTAGTCGATGACCACTTGATGCTCGTTGATTCATTGGTGACACGATTTCAACGAGACTCAGATATTGAAGTCGTCGGGACGGCGACTAATGCCGATGATGGTCTGGCTCTGATTCTTGAAACGGAACCGGATGTTGTGATTTTGGATGTTGAGTTGCCAGGACGCGGTTCGTTTGATATTGGCGAAGAAATTTCATCCCGCTTGAAGAACACCAAAATGATTTTTCTTACCGGTTATCTCTCCGATATCTTTATTGAATTGGCGCTCAGGGTAAATGCGGTCGGTTATTTGTTGAAGGGTGAGCCAATTGAATCTTTGATTCACGCCATCAAAAAAGCGGCTCGGGGTGAATATTGTTTTTCGCAATCCGTTCAGGAACGGTTGATTTTCGATCATAAAAAGAATCGGTATTCGATCCAATCAGAAAGTATGTTGGCATCACTGACCTCTCGGCAAATCGAAGTGCTTCGGCATCTGGCACGGGGGAAGAGTGTCAAAGAAGTCGCACGCTCTATGCATCTTTCTGAAAAATCAATCGACAGTCACAAATACCGAATCATGCACAAGCTGGGAATTCATGATCGCGTTGAACTTGCTCGCTATTCGATTCGCGAAGGATTGACTCTTCCTTAA
- a CDS encoding SOS response-associated peptidase: MCARFFLFSPDEEIMKLFHMVNFPRISPRFNIAPSQPVLAMTRGQDGFNVNHFQWGLIPSWMKDPAPGQAMINARSETASSKPAFKNAFRYRRCLIPANGFYEWKSAGNRSKQAMCVRINEAPLFAMAGIWEQWHSPDGTELETCSVLTTAANALLESIHPRMPVILRPEQYERWLSADTTPIPQLERLLQTYPAEEMQVFPVSSHVNKVAHDSPECIAPIQEQKTLF, translated from the coding sequence ATGTGTGCACGGTTTTTCTTATTTTCACCTGACGAAGAGATCATGAAATTATTTCACATGGTCAATTTTCCGCGAATCTCTCCCCGTTTCAACATTGCACCTTCTCAGCCAGTGCTGGCAATGACCAGAGGCCAGGACGGTTTTAACGTGAACCATTTTCAATGGGGGCTGATTCCCAGCTGGATGAAAGATCCTGCGCCGGGGCAGGCAATGATTAACGCCCGCTCAGAAACGGCGTCCTCTAAGCCGGCATTCAAGAATGCATTTCGCTATCGCAGGTGCCTGATTCCCGCTAACGGATTTTATGAATGGAAGAGTGCCGGGAATCGTTCGAAGCAAGCGATGTGTGTCCGAATCAATGAGGCACCTCTGTTTGCGATGGCAGGGATCTGGGAGCAGTGGCACAGCCCTGACGGAACAGAGCTGGAAACCTGCTCTGTATTGACGACGGCCGCCAATGCGCTGTTGGAATCCATTCACCCCCGCATGCCCGTGATTCTGCGCCCGGAACAATATGAGCGTTGGCTGAGTGCGGATACCACTCCCATTCCTCAGTTGGAGCGGTTACTTCAGACCTATCCCGCAGAGGAGATGCAGGTTTTTCCTGTCAGCTCCCATGTGAATAAAGTTGCCCATGATTCCCCGGAATGCATCGCGCCAATTCAGGAACAGAAAACGCTGTTTTAG
- a CDS encoding sensor domain-containing diguanylate cyclase — translation MISPEKIWSSDQLPTLPAVAVRLLDLSKNPDTDIKEVIETIKADPAITAKILKASNSSFFGLRSECKGIERAVPLLGTMVVTSLALSFSLSESAITEGPLKSRFDSYWKQSIIQSAAAELLASKLGNELKYDSFLIGLLQDIGHLAMLRSIPNDLLPVLEQAESQQRNCSEVETEVLGINHTEVGVKMMERWQMSEQFKSAIAHHHDTFEQLKALESDPNFKLIIIIATSASIGDYFCSPNSGLALHRLQELTAEFYNMPHDDLHGFLENVQSRFEEAAQVFQVNMDDIGSPYEIMATANEQLVQLTMKAQVDSTQACARQAVIEEQKVKLESENKQLQSKAIHDPLTKAYNRSYFNEAFEKEIYSCARAAHPIGIIFSDIDRFKQLNDTYGHQFGDLVLQRVAHVANESTRRSDVFCRYGGEEFVIMVNNPSENGIKEMAERLRALIENEVIEFEGKRVPVTASLGAVVGIPPRNITGFAERLVAEADEAMYESKEKGRNQVHVRSIISQEDQELHRLIKRSRFSRWLVTKKVFDIPTISKALLKCPKQGEQVKIGELAIAEKLLTAEQVVKILDQQKETESRFGEVAIRQDLLTLEQIAYLLALQIEPPIALGKTLITLELLDSTNTAELVKQYLSEIKDNAAPKEEHRTEYANS, via the coding sequence ATGATTTCGCCTGAAAAAATTTGGTCTTCCGATCAACTACCAACCTTACCAGCTGTCGCAGTGCGGTTGTTGGATCTATCAAAAAATCCGGACACGGATATTAAGGAAGTAATTGAGACGATCAAAGCAGATCCTGCGATTACTGCTAAAATATTGAAAGCCAGTAATTCTTCATTTTTTGGTTTGAGATCTGAATGCAAAGGGATTGAACGGGCCGTTCCCCTGCTGGGAACTATGGTGGTCACTTCTTTGGCTTTGAGTTTTTCGCTCTCGGAATCGGCAATCACGGAAGGCCCGCTGAAATCACGATTTGATTCCTATTGGAAACAGTCCATCATTCAGTCTGCGGCAGCGGAACTGTTGGCTTCGAAACTGGGAAATGAATTAAAATATGATAGCTTTCTGATCGGGCTGCTCCAGGATATTGGCCATCTGGCTATGCTTCGATCAATTCCCAACGACCTGTTACCGGTCCTTGAGCAAGCGGAATCGCAACAACGAAACTGCTCTGAAGTGGAAACCGAGGTCCTGGGTATTAATCATACCGAAGTCGGCGTCAAAATGATGGAACGCTGGCAGATGTCAGAACAGTTCAAATCGGCAATCGCACATCACCATGATACATTTGAGCAACTGAAAGCGTTAGAATCAGATCCAAATTTTAAACTGATCATCATCATTGCAACTTCAGCATCCATTGGTGATTATTTCTGCTCTCCTAACAGCGGACTGGCCTTACATCGACTGCAGGAACTGACCGCCGAATTCTATAATATGCCACACGATGACCTGCATGGATTTCTTGAAAATGTCCAATCACGGTTTGAAGAAGCAGCTCAGGTTTTCCAAGTCAATATGGATGATATCGGATCACCTTATGAAATCATGGCTACGGCAAACGAACAACTGGTTCAATTAACGATGAAAGCCCAGGTCGATTCGACTCAAGCCTGTGCACGCCAAGCCGTCATCGAAGAACAAAAAGTCAAACTGGAATCCGAAAACAAACAACTGCAAAGCAAAGCAATCCACGACCCCCTGACAAAAGCTTATAACCGCAGTTATTTCAACGAAGCCTTTGAAAAAGAAATCTACAGTTGCGCCCGTGCTGCACATCCAATTGGGATTATCTTCTCGGATATTGACCGCTTTAAACAACTTAATGACACCTACGGGCATCAGTTTGGAGACCTGGTTTTACAGCGTGTTGCCCACGTTGCCAATGAATCCACCCGCCGTTCTGACGTATTCTGTCGCTATGGCGGTGAAGAATTTGTGATTATGGTCAACAATCCTTCCGAAAATGGAATCAAGGAAATGGCAGAAAGGCTGCGGGCTCTGATTGAGAACGAAGTTATTGAGTTCGAAGGAAAACGGGTCCCGGTGACAGCCAGTCTGGGTGCGGTCGTCGGCATTCCCCCTCGAAATATCACGGGCTTCGCCGAGCGTCTGGTTGCCGAAGCAGATGAGGCAATGTACGAATCAAAAGAAAAAGGAAGAAATCAGGTCCATGTCCGTTCCATTATCAGCCAGGAAGATCAGGAACTGCATCGACTCATTAAGCGCAGCAGATTCAGTCGCTGGTTGGTGACCAAAAAAGTCTTTGATATTCCCACCATCTCGAAAGCACTGTTAAAGTGCCCTAAACAGGGTGAACAAGTCAAAATAGGCGAACTTGCCATCGCTGAAAAACTATTGACGGCGGAACAAGTTGTCAAAATTCTCGATCAGCAGAAAGAAACAGAAAGTCGATTCGGCGAGGTAGCAATCCGTCAGGATCTCCTGACACTCGAGCAAATTGCCTATCTACTGGCATTGCAGATTGAACCTCCTATCGCCCTGGGGAAAACTTTAATTACCCTGGAGCTGTTGGATAGTACGAATACAGCAGAACTGGTGAAACAGTACCTGTCTGAGATCAAAGACAATGCAGCACCAAAAGAAGAACATCGAACTGAGTATGCAAATTCATAA
- a CDS encoding DUF5658 family protein: MEEAQPEPPEQEKGRSFWSHQLPLERETCVFILVNALDVFMTYLLLVTGGFRESNQLANFFIARWGIKGMVYFKFALVAVVTVIAQIVARKKMTTGRNLLNFGSLIVAGVVIYSFVLFLRSGHMFQ; encoded by the coding sequence ATGGAAGAAGCTCAGCCTGAACCCCCTGAACAGGAAAAAGGACGCTCGTTCTGGAGCCATCAATTGCCTCTGGAACGAGAGACCTGTGTCTTTATTCTGGTCAATGCGTTAGACGTGTTCATGACCTATCTACTGCTGGTGACAGGTGGCTTCAGAGAATCCAACCAGCTTGCCAACTTTTTTATCGCGCGCTGGGGTATCAAAGGCATGGTGTACTTTAAGTTCGCCCTGGTTGCAGTTGTCACCGTGATCGCACAAATTGTTGCCAGAAAAAAAATGACGACGGGTCGTAATCTGCTCAACTTTGGTTCTTTGATTGTTGCTGGCGTCGTGATTTACAGTTTTGTGCTATTTCTCCGCTCAGGGCACATGTTTCAATGA
- a CDS encoding HAD family hydrolase encodes MHICLFDIDGTLIDTGGAGQRSILHMLEEEFQVSAPVEGIPTAGRTDHAIMVDLFEYFGIPNTSQNRQRFESAYLKLLAEKLKERQGRVLPGIKPILEQLSQHTHIDLGLLTGNFEHGARQKLEHYDLNHFFEFGAYGDHHADRNDVAHEAIKQIQQRHTSESLTETSIWVIGDTPSDIYCARAIGAKVIAVATGVYPLEELRACEPDYLFEHFEEIEPLLSLFAAPETAD; translated from the coding sequence ATGCATATTTGTCTGTTTGATATTGATGGCACATTGATCGATACCGGTGGTGCCGGACAACGATCGATCCTGCATATGCTGGAAGAAGAATTTCAGGTTTCTGCGCCCGTGGAAGGCATTCCGACAGCCGGGCGAACGGACCATGCCATCATGGTGGATCTCTTCGAATACTTTGGCATTCCGAATACCAGCCAGAATCGGCAACGCTTTGAATCCGCCTATCTCAAACTGCTTGCCGAAAAACTGAAAGAACGGCAAGGCCGCGTCTTGCCGGGCATCAAACCGATCCTGGAACAACTGTCCCAGCACACGCACATCGACCTCGGTCTACTGACCGGCAATTTTGAACATGGTGCCCGTCAGAAGCTGGAACACTACGACCTGAATCACTTCTTTGAATTCGGTGCGTATGGAGATCATCACGCCGATCGAAATGACGTGGCACACGAGGCAATCAAACAGATCCAACAACGCCACACCTCCGAGTCATTGACAGAAACTTCGATCTGGGTGATTGGAGATACGCCCAGCGATATTTACTGTGCGCGGGCGATTGGCGCCAAAGTGATTGCCGTCGCGACCGGTGTTTACCCGCTGGAAGAACTCCGCGCATGTGAACCAGACTACCTGTTTGAGCATTTCGAAGAAATCGAACCCCTTCTCTCACTCTTCGCGGCCCCCGAAACAGCTGACTAA
- a CDS encoding sodium:proton antiporter — protein sequence MNLIAGAHTQLEATTLASTAEVPHDDHHAHAEPPAFYSVIPFAALLLCIAFLPLIHKTEEWWEHNKNRFLVAVSLGLVTLLYYTFLYGHGVVDHGTHEMSAPGFPAAIVVLKNALLVEYIPFIALLFSLYVISGGIAFNGNLVGRPALNTGIIAIGAAIASFIGTTGAAMLLIRPLLKANQKRDYVAHTVIFFIFVVCNTGGCLLPIGDPPLFLGFLRGVPFTWTLSLWPMWLAMNLSLLAVYFVFDTIRYKKEDKEKVEAPPEVSEPFSLKGSINFLWLLLVIFCVAVLDPSKPVPGTEWHAPHFFREVCMFALAGISLLTTSKMIRKQNSFNYEAILEVAALFVGIFICMQAPVQILNVNGASLGINSPWKFYWATGVLSSFLDNAPTYVVFFETAKAAGTNGAAVAGVNEVSLIAISLGAVFMGAMTYIGNGPNFMVKAIAEKNNIRMPSFFGFMAYSCAVLLPLSIALTFVFLV from the coding sequence ATGAACTTAATCGCTGGTGCACATACGCAACTGGAAGCAACAACTCTTGCATCAACAGCGGAAGTACCACACGACGACCACCACGCCCACGCAGAACCACCTGCTTTTTATAGCGTGATTCCTTTCGCCGCACTTTTGTTGTGTATTGCGTTTCTCCCTTTAATTCATAAAACCGAAGAATGGTGGGAACACAATAAAAACCGCTTTCTCGTTGCCGTCAGTCTGGGGCTGGTGACTTTGCTTTACTACACCTTTCTGTATGGACACGGTGTGGTAGACCACGGGACTCATGAAATGTCAGCTCCCGGATTTCCGGCGGCGATTGTTGTCCTCAAGAATGCCTTACTGGTTGAATACATTCCATTTATCGCACTGCTTTTCAGCTTATATGTCATCAGTGGAGGGATTGCCTTTAATGGGAATCTGGTAGGACGCCCTGCTTTGAACACAGGGATCATCGCCATCGGGGCCGCCATCGCCAGTTTCATCGGGACAACCGGGGCTGCGATGTTGTTAATTCGTCCGCTCTTAAAAGCAAACCAAAAACGAGACTATGTAGCCCACACCGTCATTTTCTTTATTTTCGTCGTTTGTAATACGGGCGGCTGCCTGCTTCCCATTGGTGACCCACCTTTATTTCTTGGATTCCTCCGGGGAGTTCCATTTACCTGGACGCTTTCACTCTGGCCGATGTGGCTGGCAATGAACCTCTCGTTACTGGCTGTTTACTTCGTGTTCGATACAATTCGCTATAAAAAAGAAGATAAAGAGAAAGTCGAAGCACCACCCGAAGTCTCAGAACCATTTTCACTCAAAGGCAGCATTAACTTTCTCTGGTTACTGTTAGTCATCTTCTGTGTTGCAGTCCTCGATCCTTCAAAACCGGTTCCAGGTACTGAGTGGCATGCTCCGCACTTCTTTCGCGAAGTCTGCATGTTTGCACTCGCTGGAATCTCTTTGTTAACCACTTCCAAAATGATTCGGAAACAGAATTCCTTCAACTATGAAGCGATTCTTGAAGTGGCGGCTTTATTTGTCGGGATCTTTATCTGCATGCAGGCACCCGTCCAAATTTTGAATGTGAACGGAGCCTCGCTGGGAATTAATTCTCCCTGGAAGTTTTACTGGGCAACAGGTGTGCTCTCCAGCTTCCTGGATAATGCGCCGACCTATGTTGTCTTTTTCGAAACAGCAAAGGCAGCCGGTACAAACGGAGCTGCCGTCGCGGGTGTCAACGAAGTTTCACTGATTGCAATCAGCTTAGGAGCCGTCTTCATGGGAGCCATGACTTACATCGGGAACGGCCCGAACTTCATGGTCAAAGCCATTGCAGAAAAGAATAACATCCGCATGCCCAGCTTTTTTGGATTCATGGCCTATAGCTGTGCAGTCCTGCTCCCACTCTCGATTGCTTTGACCTTTGTCTTCCTGGTCTGA
- a CDS encoding response regulator, whose product MKVLLVDDSGTMRTIQKRCLSKLGIEDVTEAEDGVQALEIFQASTFDIVLSDWNMPNMDGLQLLKEIRQRNKDIPVIMITTEAERARVVTAIQAGVSDYLVKPFTPDSLKSKLERWVTSNA is encoded by the coding sequence ATGAAAGTATTACTTGTTGATGACTCAGGAACAATGAGAACAATCCAGAAGCGATGTTTGTCGAAACTGGGTATCGAAGATGTGACTGAAGCAGAAGATGGAGTTCAGGCGTTAGAGATATTCCAGGCTTCCACATTTGATATTGTTCTGAGCGATTGGAACATGCCAAATATGGACGGTCTGCAACTCCTGAAAGAGATTCGTCAGCGGAACAAAGACATTCCCGTGATTATGATTACAACCGAAGCAGAACGTGCTCGTGTGGTCACGGCAATTCAAGCTGGTGTTTCTGATTATCTGGTAAAACCATTCACACCGGACAGTTTGAAAAGCAAACTGGAGCGTTGGGTCACTTCAAACGCATAA
- a CDS encoding chemotaxis protein CheX, which produces MTSTTTGKSELTAEFVNPIISSTISVFEMMLGCTPKRTGLSLKADHLPEHELSAVIGISGKAAGTLVLSLSKSVGIGILDRLVGISSDEINDEVCDAVCELANMIAGSAKAQLEHLEASISIPNIITGKGHTVHYPSNVVPICIAFDSEIGTFTIEAGFSDR; this is translated from the coding sequence ATGACGTCAACAACTACAGGTAAATCGGAGCTCACTGCAGAATTTGTGAATCCAATCATCAGCTCAACAATCTCTGTTTTTGAAATGATGCTGGGTTGCACGCCGAAACGTACTGGATTGAGTTTGAAAGCAGACCACCTTCCAGAACACGAGTTAAGTGCAGTGATTGGGATTTCTGGAAAGGCAGCTGGAACGCTCGTTCTCAGTTTATCAAAAAGTGTAGGCATTGGAATTTTAGATCGTCTCGTTGGGATTTCGTCCGATGAAATCAATGACGAAGTCTGTGATGCCGTTTGTGAATTAGCGAATATGATTGCTGGATCAGCTAAAGCTCAACTGGAGCACCTGGAAGCATCTATTAGTATTCCCAATATTATTACCGGAAAAGGGCACACTGTTCATTATCCTTCGAATGTTGTGCCAATTTGTATCGCGTTCGATTCGGAAATCGGAACCTTCACTATTGAAGCAGGATTTTCTGATCGCTAA